CGACTCGACGAGTACTGGCGGAAGTACAAATCGGGGGAATTGGAGGGCCGGAAATGAAATGCCAAGCATGCGACAAGAATGCGACCGAGCACGTGACCGAACTGGACGGTGCAGTTCCGGCAGAGTACCCCGTTTGCGAAGAGCACGCGTGCGATCTTTCAAAACTCACGGGCGTCGAACCTATTGCAATTCATTCCAGAGAAATGTATACGCCAGGGCGGACATGAAAGCCGTTTGCTTGTTGTTTGCGGCACCGCCGTGACCGCCTTCGATGTTTTCGTAATAGAGCACATCGTGGCCCATGGCCTTCATTTTCGCCACCATCTTGCGGGCATGACCGGGGTGCACTCGATCGTCACGTGTCGACGTCGTAAAAAGAATACGGGGATAGTGGGCATCTTTGGTCACATTGTGGTAGGGGGAGAACGTGCGCACGAACTGCCACTGGTCGGGATCGTCCGGATTACCGTACTCGGCGATCCAGCTCGCCCCTGCCAGCAACTTGTGGTATCGCTGCATATCGAGCAGAGGCACCCGGCATACGATCGCCCCGAATAGGTCCGGTCGCATCGTGAGCATGTTGCCCATCAGCAGGTGCGCGTCAGTAAAGAGCGGCTTGATGGAGACCGCTTGGGCGAGCAGCCATTCCGCCTCCTCGGAAGCCTTTCCCTGGGCTAACAGAGCGCGGGCGAGGTTGTAGAGGGTCGGCGGCGCATCGGGCTGAAGAAGCAAGGAGCGCCTGTAGGCGGCCTCGGCATCGATCCAATGGGTATCGCGGGCTTCGATAAGGCCAAGGTTGTGCAAGGCCTCTGCCGAGTCGGGCTCCAGGTCGAGGGCCTTCTCAATCTCCTCCCTAGCCTCCTCCCACCGCCCTTTAGAGATCAGCGCCGCGCCGAGGTTCAGGTGGGCCCGTGAGCTTTCGGGCGACGCGGCCACCGTGGCCCTCCACAAGGTGAGCTCGTCCTTCCAGACCCTGGTCCTCATAGCGGTGCGGAGGCCGAGCGTCAAGATGAGCAGACCGATAGCCCCCCAAACTATTTTGGCTTGGGGGGAAGCGCCTCGGACAGCAGCTCCCTCAAGCCCATCGCTAGCAAGGAGCCCCACGGCCCAACAAAACCCAATGGATGGGATGAAGAGATACCGCTCGGCCATGGGGTTGTCCAGAGGGACGAGGTTCGCTACGGGCAGCAGCGTAATTAGGAGCCACGCGAGGCCGAATCCCACAAGGGGTCTCTTTCTATACCCCAACACTATCGCGTAAACGGCGATCACAAAGACGACGAGGCCCGCGAGCGCTTGGGGCTCGGCAAGATTCTCGATAGGCCTGACCAGGTAATCCGCATTGAGGCGCAGAGGAAAGAGGAGTAGCCTTGCGTACTGCGCAAGGATGCCGGGCATCGTAATTATCGCGCTCGCCAAAGAACCCCCGACGTAGCCCGTCGAGTGAGGGGGCCCGGCGTAGGGCCCGAACCTGAGTACGGCGTAGACGCCCGTTACGGCCAGCAGCGCGCCGTATCGGCGCCACAACGCCTTAGGCTCAAGCGGAGCCTTGCGCCGCCGTGCAATGGCGCCGTCGTAAGCCAAGACGAGGAAGGGAAATACGAGGGCCACCTCCTTGGAGAGGAGCCCGAGGGCGTAGAGGCCTATGGCCCCGGCCCACCACGCGCCCGCACGGCCTCCTTGATCCGCCTTAATGATGCACAAGAAGGCCGAAAGCAGGAACAGGGCGCAGAGGACATCGGACCGCAGGCCTGAGACCATAACCGACTCCACATGGACGGGGTGGACGGCGAAGAGGGCCGCAGCAATTAAGGCGGCCCGCCCTCGCATGCCCATCTGGAGAGCAAGCCCGAAGACGAGCAAGACGACGAGCGTGTAGAGGAAGAGGTCAAGGGCGTTGTGACCGGGTGCCCAGTAACGAAAAAGGCCCACGGAGAAAAAATGGGAGAGCGTCACTAAGGGGCGCCAGCTCCCTTCCTGGAAGCGACTGAAGTAGAGCTCGGGGTCGATAATCAAGCGGACGTTTTCGGGATGTAGGAGCTCAGGAGTGTCAAGAATGTAGCCCGTATCATCCCAAACGAAATCGTTCCCAAGCGACCCGGCATAGGTGGCCCAGGCAAGAAAAACGAGCAGACCGAAGCCGAGCACCCTTCTGCGATTAATGAGTAGCATTTAACTCAATTATAGTTAGCAAAAAACATTTGATTTGTTAATGTAATCTATTAAATTCCCTGGACCGCCACTCACCTCACGGCTAACTCCTGGGTTTACGGTGCAGGGCATGGATCGATCCATCTGAGGCGGCGGTACGGATTGGCTGTCAGCCGCCGCGGTCAACGAGCTTTGAACGTTCGCTCAGCAATGCCCTGGCCTGGGCCACCACCTGCTCGGGCTTGATGCCGGTCATGCACTTGTTGTCGTGGCAAGGAGAGCGCTTCTGGTTATAAGCCGACACGCAGGGGCTGCAGGCCAGATGGAGGTAGATTGCCTGCACGTTGGGTCCCAAAGGCCCGTAGATATTCGGCGTCTCCGGCCCAAAGAGGACGAGGGCCGGGAGATCGGTAAGAGAGACGAAGTGGGCCGGGCCCGAGTCGTTGGTTATTAAAAGATGGCTTACGTTGTAGAGGTCTACGAGCTGTCTCAAGGTAGTTTCGCCGGAGAAATTGAGCACGCGGTCCGAGGCGATCTCCCCGCGCATGGCCTCAGCGTGGGCTCGCTCTTCTGTCGTGCCGGTCAACACCAACACGAGATCGGGGTCTTCCAGGAGCCCGCGGCCCAGGTCGATAAAATTCTCCCTCGGCCACCTGCGGACGGCCACGAGGTCGCTGGCATTGGGGTTGAGCAATACCAGTCGGTGCTCAGGCCCCAGGCGGGGGTAAAGCTCTTTGAGCCTCTCTTTGATGGCCTGCCGGGCGGATTCTGAGCTCTGTACGCGGGGCAGATCAAGGGAGATGTCGTCCAGGGGCCGCTTGCACAAGGGCTCAGAGCCTCCCTCCTCGCTCGCGGCTTCGACCAGAGCGATGAAAGTCTCGGCCGCATGGAGGTGCGGGTTGTAGATGACCTTGTGGGTGAGCAGGTCTCCCGTATAGCGGCCCTCCTCGAAGAAGCGATGAAAGCCGACCCTGCGTTGCGCTCCGCTGAGAAAAGCCAGCAGAGTGCTGAAGCGGGCGAAGGCCTCCAGGTTGATGGTCGTGTCGATCTTCTCGCCCCGGATGAATCGGATTGCCTTAAGGGTATCAGCCAGGAAGCTCCAAGGGCCGTCGGGCCGAATGATGATGTGGTTCTCATCCTCGATGATACCCATGATCTCCAGCATGCCCTTGCCGCCGCTGAAAGTGAGGAAGTATAGCTCGGCGTCGGGAAAGCGCCGACGGGCGTGCCGCAAAGCCGGGTAGGCCACCACGAGTCCACCGATCTCAGCCATCTCAATGAATAGTATCCGTTTGGGGGGCCCAACGTCCTTGCGAGGCCTCGCCAGGCGCATAAGGCGCGAAAATATGGTGGCTACGAAGCAGCAAGGGATACCAACCCAGCGGTCGATCTTCCGCATCGTATCCGCCCCTGGAAGGGAAATAGCCGCTAGCTGTGGCGGAAGCAACACCTATAACCCCCATAAACTATTGACTTTAAAACAATAGCACATATGCCCCTCTTGTCAAGCGGTCGATCCTCGGGCGGGCCCAAAGGAGTGTGTGAGGCGGGGCCTTGAGAGGCAATCTCAAATAGACCACGCGGGCCACGGCTCTACCGCAGGGAAAATCTAGCGGGGTATACAGAAGGCGCAGGAAGAGGAGGACGTCAGGCTGCCTGCAAAGAAAGACGGCCGTGGAAGGATGGAGATGTTAAGGCCAGGCCGTAAAGATGGACAGCCCGAAGGGGCGCCACTCCATGCCAGGTTAAAGTCGCGGTAAGCCAGTCGAGATCGCGTTAGAGCGGACGGTCGACTGTGAAAGGCAACCGCGTTGCGCTCGGTTCTTGGTCTTGCCTCGGATGACTTCGACGGGTGGTCCACAAGCGGGAAGCGGCTGGTGAGAAGCCGTGGGCGGACCGACGGCCGACGCCGTCCGTCGGACCACTAAACGGCCGTTGGCCCCCACAACAACCTCCGCCCCTTGGGGAAGACCTGGGAGCGTGACAAGGCTTCGACCGTCCGGCCCCTCGACGAGGAGCGCGCCTAGAGGTTTGACTAGCCAGCGGCCGTCGGCACCCTCGACCAGCTTCGCCCCGGGCGGCAGGACGTGGACCGTACCCGTCGAGTCGGCCTCAAGCCGTCCGCCTGGCGGCACCACCCGCCAGATCCCGTCAGGGCCCTCCATGATCTCGGAGTCCGCCGGCACCACGTGGGCCTTCCCCTCGGGGTCGAGAGTGAGGTTGGCACCAGGGGGTACGACGTGGTTCTGTCTCTGAGTATCGGCCACAGTCCGCCCCCCAGGCGGGACAAGGAGGTCCCTTTCCGTTCGGTAACCCGTCGGGACAACCTGGACACGCCCGGAGTAGTCACGCTTTATGTGGGCGCCGGCTGGGGCGACCTGGACCTGCCCGGTGTAGTACCGCTCAAGGCGAGCGCCGGCTGTGACGACCCAAACCCACCCTGTGTAGTCCCGCTCTAGGTTGGCACCAGGCGGGACGACCCGGACCTCCCCAGTATAGTCCCGCTCCAGGTTGGCGCCAGCCGGGACGACCCGGACCTCCCCGGTGTAGTCCCGCTCCAGGCGAGCGCCGGCTGTGACGACCCAAACCCGCCCGGTGTAGTCCCGCTCCAGGTTGGCGCCAGCCGGGACGACCCGGACCCTTCCGGTGTAGTCCCGCTCCAGGTTTGCGGCGGCCGGGACGAGGTTGACCCGCCCTGTGTAGTCCTTCTCCAGGTGGGTGCCAGTTGGGACGATGTGGACCTCCCCGGTGTAGTCCTTCTCCAGGTAGGCGCCAGCCGGGACGACCTGGACCTCCCCGGTGTAGTCCTTCTCCAGGTGGGCGCCAGCTGGGACAATGTGGACCCGCCCCGTGTAGTCCCGCTCCGGGTGGGCGCCGGCCGGGAGAACGTGGACCTGCCCGGTGTAATCTCGCTTCAGGCGGCCGCTAGGGGGCAGGACGTGTAGCCGACCCTTGTAATCCCGGACCAAACGCCCGCTTGCCTCGGGCCGGTCACCGTAAATGAGGGTATCCACGCTCCCGCCGGGGTTGAACTGCGTCGTTCCAGTCACTGTGGCCACCCGGCCGTCGGGGTAGTGGAGTGCGTTGTTGCCGACAAAGAAGGCTAGCT
This DNA window, taken from Nitrospinota bacterium, encodes the following:
- a CDS encoding prolyl oligopeptidase family serine peptidase, with product MLLINRRRVLGFGLLVFLAWATYAGSLGNDFVWDDTGYILDTPELLHPENVRLIIDPELYFSRFQEGSWRPLVTLSHFFSVGLFRYWAPGHNALDLFLYTLVVLLVFGLALQMGMRGRAALIAAALFAVHPVHVESVMVSGLRSDVLCALFLLSAFLCIIKADQGGRAGAWWAGAIGLYALGLLSKEVALVFPFLVLAYDGAIARRRKAPLEPKALWRRYGALLAVTGVYAVLRFGPYAGPPHSTGYVGGSLASAIITMPGILAQYARLLLFPLRLNADYLVRPIENLAEPQALAGLVVFVIAVYAIVLGYRKRPLVGFGLAWLLITLLPVANLVPLDNPMAERYLFIPSIGFCWAVGLLASDGLEGAAVRGASPQAKIVWGAIGLLILTLGLRTAMRTRVWKDELTLWRATVAASPESSRAHLNLGAALISKGRWEEAREEIEKALDLEPDSAEALHNLGLIEARDTHWIDAEAAYRRSLLLQPDAPPTLYNLARALLAQGKASEEAEWLLAQAVSIKPLFTDAHLLMGNMLTMRPDLFGAIVCRVPLLDMQRYHKLLAGASWIAEYGNPDDPDQWQFVRTFSPYHNVTKDAHYPRILFTTSTRDDRVHPGHARKMVAKMKAMGHDVLYYENIEGGHGGAANNKQTAFMSALAYTFLWNELQ
- a CDS encoding glycosyltransferase family 9 protein: MRKIDRWVGIPCCFVATIFSRLMRLARPRKDVGPPKRILFIEMAEIGGLVVAYPALRHARRRFPDAELYFLTFSGGKGMLEIMGIIEDENHIIIRPDGPWSFLADTLKAIRFIRGEKIDTTINLEAFARFSTLLAFLSGAQRRVGFHRFFEEGRYTGDLLTHKVIYNPHLHAAETFIALVEAASEEGGSEPLCKRPLDDISLDLPRVQSSESARQAIKERLKELYPRLGPEHRLVLLNPNASDLVAVRRWPRENFIDLGRGLLEDPDLVLVLTGTTEERAHAEAMRGEIASDRVLNFSGETTLRQLVDLYNVSHLLITNDSGPAHFVSLTDLPALVLFGPETPNIYGPLGPNVQAIYLHLACSPCVSAYNQKRSPCHDNKCMTGIKPEQVVAQARALLSERSKLVDRGG